The following coding sequences lie in one Apium graveolens cultivar Ventura chromosome 3, ASM990537v1, whole genome shotgun sequence genomic window:
- the LOC141710759 gene encoding protein SOSEKI 2 → MEVRGKNRRERTPERERGRASVQIQLHETTRTTTTTRVLKQPPPSFKKVQVVYYLSKNGQLEHPHFMEVTHLAHHHLRLKDVLERLTVLRGRSMPSLYSWSYKRSYRNGYVWNDLAENDDIISPSEGAEYVLKGSELIETACTEKYHHPQVVIIPEPSTYHAKRKTLPPKRHGEPQEFDNNITSRYEDEEEEYFDEKTTYTAPNTPYSRCSIGVSTDEIELDQQNKTAHKPSSPALTNHNSSPPSATSSSLSDKANDNSKRFEDGDIVGTESILSRNSVLYNLIACGGSVSFRGKSKVPIVKEQEELGRKSSSLHKGVLKNAAAAKVAVVEDEDDHDQDVIRCMSENPRFGNLQSEEKEYFSGSIVEAICEDERIKAVPMLKKSNSYNEERSSKACLDVVGEEKDVKKKTEKDCGKGKCIPRSKKSSTSCLSSFI, encoded by the exons ATGGAGGTGAGAGGAAAGAACAGGAGAGAGAGAACTCCAGAGAGAGAAAGAGGGAGAGCAAGTGTGCAGATACAACTGCATGAAACAACAAGAACAACTACAACAACAAGAGTGTTAAAACAACCTCCTCCATCTTTCAAGAAAGTTCAAGTTGTTTACTATCTCTCCAAAAATGGCCAGCTTGAGCATCCCCATTTCATGGAAGTTACTCATTTGGCCCATCACCACCTTCGTCTCAAAG ATGTTTTGGAGCGGTTGACAGTCTTAAGAGGCAGGAGCATGCCCTCACTTTACTCCTGGTCTTATAAAAG AAGCTATAGAAATGGATATGTGTGGAATGACTTGGCAGAGAATGATGATATAATTTCACCATCAGAAGGAGCTGAATACGTTTTGAAAGGCTCTGAACTTATTGAAACTGCTTGCACTG AAAAATATCACCACCCTCAAGTAGTGATAATCCCGGAACCAAGCACCTACCATGCAAAACGCAAAACTCTGCCACCAAAACGACACGGTGAGCCACAAGAATTTGATAACAACATTACTAGCAGATATGAAGACGAAGAAGAAGAATACTTTGATGAAAAAACAACTTACACTGCTCCAAACACTCCATATTCTCGATGCTCTATTGGTGTCTCCACAGACGAAATCGAACTTGACCAACAAAACAAAACAGCTCATAAACCGTCAAGCCCTGCCTTAACTAACCATAACTCATCCCCACCATCAGCAACCTCATCATCACTCTCTGACAAGGCAAACGACAACTCTAAGCGATTCGAGGATGGTGACATTGTGGGAACTGAGTCAATACTTAGTCGAAACTCAGTGCTTTACAACCTCATTGCATGTGGAGGGTCAGTGTCATTCAGAGGGAAGAGTAAGGTGCCAATTGTTAAGGAGCAGGAGGAGCTGGGGAGGAAGAGCAGTAGTTTGCATAAAGGCGTGCTAAAAAACGCAGCAGCGGCGAAGGTGGCAGTGGTGGAAGATGAAGATGATCATGATCAAGATGTGATAAGATGTATGTCTGAAAATCCGAGGTTTGGGAATTTACAGTCCGAGGAAAAAGAGTACTTTAGTGGGAGCATTGTGGAGGCAATATGTGAAGATGAGAGAATTAAGGCTGTTCCAATGTTGAAGAAATCAAATTCTTACAATGAAGAAAG GAGCTCCAAAGCTTGTCTTGATGTGGTGGGAGAAGAAAAGGATGTGAAGAAGAAAACAGAGAAAGACTGTGGGAAAGGAAAATGCATTCCAAGATCAAAGAAGTCTTCTACTAGCTGTTTGTCAtcttttatttaa